The Bradyrhizobium betae genomic interval GATATGCCGCCATCCTCGACCAGAGCCCGCCAGAAGCCTGCGCCCATGGAGGCGGGACCGACGCTCGATCTCGACCGTTACGTTCCGGCGTTCATCACCTTCATCGCCAACAAGCTCTCGAACAGCGCGACGGCGTTCTATCAGAAGCAGTTCGGCGTCAACGTCACGGAATGGCGAATCATGTCGCTGCTGGCGATCGAGCCAGGCATTCCCGCCTCGCGCATCTGCCACGTGATCGGTTTCGACAAGGGCCCGGTGAGCCGCACGC includes:
- a CDS encoding MarR family winged helix-turn-helix transcriptional regulator, with protein sequence MPPSSTRARQKPAPMEAGPTLDLDRYVPAFITFIANKLSNSATAFYQKQFGVNVTEWRIMSLLAIEPGIPASRICHVIGFDKGPVSRTLAGLEKRGLVSIRTDPNDGRTHSISLTAKGRATHDKVIVAAFERERRLLSCLSKEEREVLIDLLRRLHENLGAVTGGSDA